In Phragmites australis chromosome 17, lpPhrAust1.1, whole genome shotgun sequence, the following are encoded in one genomic region:
- the LOC133897454 gene encoding tropinone reductase-like 3 produces MRYARRICLASIDGASLLYKSKSQTKFHLNNARFRRTTTSKGDLEARPAMEVKCRRLEGKVAVVTASTQGIGLAIAERLGLEGAAVVISSRKQKNVDEAVERLRAKGITAVGAICHVSDAQQRKHLIDTAVKNFGHIDILVSNAAANPSVDGILEMKESVLDKLWDINVKASILLLQDAAPHLWKGSSVIIISSIAGYNPEQALSMYGVTKTALFGLTKALAAEMGPNTRVNCIAPGFVPTRFASFLTTNETIRKELIERTTLKRLGSVEDMAAAAAFLASDDASFITAETIVVAGGTQSRL; encoded by the exons ATGCGCTACGCTCGTCGCATCTGCCTCGCTTCCATCGACGGGGCCTCCCTTCTCTACAAATCCAAATCCCAAACAAAATTCCACCTAAACAACGCACGCTTCCGCCGGACAACTACCAGCAAAGGAGATCTCGAAGCTCGGCCGGCGATGGAGGTGAAGTGCCGGCGGCTGGAGGGGAAGGTGGCCGTCGTGACGGCGTCCACGCAGGGGATCGGCCTCGCCATCGCCGAGCGCCTCGGCCTGGAGGGCGCCGCCGTCGTCATCTCCTCCCGCAAGCAG AAGAACGTGGACGAGGCGGTGGAGAGGCTCAGGGCCAAGGGGATCACCGCGGTCGGGGCCATCTGCCACGTCTCCGACGCCCAGCAGCGCAAGCACCTCATCGACACGGCCGTCAAG AACTTTGgacacattgatatacttgtctCGAATGCCGCTGCAAATCCTTCTGTAGATGGCATACTTGAAATGAAAGAGTCTGTTCTTGATAAACTGTGGGATATTAACGTCAAggcttctattcttcttcttcag GATGCTGCTCCCCACCTATGGAAGGGGTCATCTGTGATAATTATTTCTTCAATCGCTGGTTACAATCCGGAACAAGCATTGTCGATGTATGGTGTTACAAAGACTGCCCTTTTTGGTCTCACAAAG GCTCTTGCTGCTGAGATGGGACCAAATACTCGTGTTAACTGTATAGCCCCTGGTTTTGTTCCTACACGGTTTGCTAGTTTCCTCACAACTAATGAAACCATT AGGAAAGAGCTTATTGAGAGGACTACGCTTAAGAGATTGGGTTCTGTGGAGGACATGGCTGCGGCAGCCGCATTCCTGGCATCTGACGATGCGTCATTTATTACAGCTGAAACGATTGTTGTCGCTGGAGGGACACAGTCTAGATTGTAA
- the LOC133896624 gene encoding cyclin-B2-2-like — protein MLLLLMAPIGSERQKRNADIAFHSHADMESNKMSDGILLPILSEMEEAMNCKSKENEMEDIVEVAPDINSCDSGNSLEVL, from the exons ATGCTGCTGCTTCTTATG GCCCCCATTGGAAGTGAGAGGCAGAAAAGAAATGCGGATATAGCATTTCATTCTCATGCAGATATGGAAAGCAACAAGATGTCTGATGGCATTCTCTTGCCGATACTGTCCGAAATGGAAGAAGCG ATGAATTGCAAGTCTAAAGAGAATGAGATGGAAGATATTGTGGAGGTAGCACCTGATATTAACAGCTGCGATTCAGGAAACTCTCTTGAGGTGTTATAG